One window of Triticum dicoccoides isolate Atlit2015 ecotype Zavitan chromosome 5A, WEW_v2.0, whole genome shotgun sequence genomic DNA carries:
- the LOC119298390 gene encoding acyl transferase 1-like, whose product MVTFTARRGEPELVRPARPTPTETKALSDLDDQWTLRFYESIVGFFRAPPGEAPRPGKVARGIKVAVAAALVYYYPMAGRLRKLPGGNRLAVDCTGEGVAFVEASADVRLEDLGQPLVPPYPCVEEFLGDCGDTRDVLGKPLLFLQVTQLKCGGFVIGLHMCHCIADGFGILQFIKTIADFGCGELIPTTLPVWKRDIFTARMPPSIAHVYPAYKPFLHGLECTGDDVMLSTPPKCMEVQYLFFGPNEIDILRSHVPEHLSKSTTTFELITAVMWRCRTLALGYESTQKVRVMFTLNTRGRSINGESAVPRGYYGNAHFSPMVEVTVDELATKPLGHILELMRKVKLDTTKDRMKSMVDLMALWRERSPFGMDRTYEVSDTKWVGGNALQFGKAELVAAGTPHAGDFTSKLISYHTKCKNKDGEDSTVVSILLPKPAMDKFTKEMAFWLKK is encoded by the exons ATGGTGACCTTCACGGCGCGCCGGGGCGAGCCGGAGCTGGTGCGCCCGGCGAGGCCGACGCCGACCGAGACCAAGGCGCTCTCCGACCTCGACGACCAGTGGACGCTGCGGTTCTACGAGTCCATCGTCGGCTTCTTCCGTGCCCCGCCGGGCGAGGCGCCCAGGCCGGGCAAGGTGGCCAGGGGCATCAAGGTGGCCGTGGCGGCGGCGCTGGTGTACTACTACCCTATGGCCGGCCGCCTGCGGAAGCTCCCCGGCGGGAATAGGCTGGCGGTGGACTGCACCGGGGAAGGAGTGGCCTTCGTGGAGGCCTCCGCGGACGTGCGGCTCGAGGACCTCGGCCAGCCGCTGGTGCCGCCGTACCCGTGCGTCGAGGAGTTCCTCGGAGACTGCGGTGACACCAGGGATGTACTTGGCAAGCCTTTGCTCTTCCTGCAG GTGACACAACTAAAATGTGGAGGATTTGTTATTGGGCTTCACATGTGTCATTGCATTGCTGATGGTTTTGGTATTCTTCAATTTATCAAAACTATAGCCGATTTTGGATGTGGTGAACTTATCCCAACCACTTTGCCCGTGTGGAAAAGAGATATCTTCACAGCACGCATGCCACCATCCATTGCACATGTTTACCCGGCATATAAACCATTTCTTCATGGGTTAGAGTGCACGGGAGATGACGTGATGCTATCAACTCCGCCAAAATGCATGGAAGTGCAATATTTATTCTTTGGGCCAAATGAGATAGATATTTTGAGAAGCCATGTCCCAGAACACCTCTCTAAATCTACTACAACATTTGAGTTGATTACGGCTGTCATGTGGCGGTGCCGCACATTGGCACTGGGCTATGAATCTACTCAAAAAGTTCGTGTCATGTTTACACTAAATACACGTGGGAGAAGCATTAATGGTGAAAGCGCTGTCCCACGTGGTTACTATGGAAATGCACATTTCTCTCCTATGGTCGAGGTCACCGTCGACGAGTTGGCTACAAAGCCGCTCGGACATATACTTGAGCTCATGCGCAAAGTCAAGTTGGACACCACAAAGGATCGCATGAAGTCAATGGTGGATTTGATGGCATTATGGCGAGAGCGGTCACCTTTCGGTATGGATAGAACATATGAGGTCAGTGACACAAAGTGGGTTGGAGGCAATGCACTGCAATTTGGGAAAGCTGAGCTGGTTGCTGCTGGCACACCGCATGCTGGAGATTTCACTTCAAAGCTGATAAGCTATCATACCAAGTGTAAGAATAAAGATGGTGAAGACTCAACCGTGGTATCAATCCTACTGCCAAAACCAGCAATGGATAAGTTCACAAAGGAGATGGCATTTTGGCTGAAGAAGTAA
- the LOC119304017 gene encoding proline-rich protein 36-like, whose amino-acid sequence MPRTRAMCCIMPSKPSGDARRRSSAACICCIGPHHRASGGSALAPVDTDNSSVRTPLTSCCGTGDAVRTPRTPKTPSARRLCGVRSRTPRRAQQVRRFPAAPAPAPAAPAAPAREVAPAAPARTPVASAGAALAVPPVKTPVSAAASAAVPQVAPPPARTPVAAAASTGAPLVAPPPPPARTPVVAAASAGAALAPPPARTPRTPSTPIGRTQRVCCVTTAAPAQAGNAKSKSGTARRSWLSSASKAVAQTRRADSGAVRESSTNPRANGDVAKAIHRAAPLAQAVEPAPAKEDESVCSNEEYALLCREGFSREDVAAVTIQAYFRAHLARRAFKALRSLVRLQAVARGAYVRRQAEVAVHCMQAMARLQARVRSRQTLAKPKDNDDKLLLLQN is encoded by the exons ATGCCGAGGACGCGGGCGATGTGCTGCATCATGCCGTCGAAGCCCTCCGGCGACGCCCGCCGCCGCAGCAGCGCGGCGTGCATATGCTGCATCGGCCCCCACCACCGAGCTTCCGGGGGCAGCGCTCTCGCCCCCGTCGACACGGATAACAGCAGCgtgcgcacgccgctcaccagctgCTGCGGCACCGGGGACGCCGTCCGCACGCCGCGCACCCCCAAGACGCCCTCCGCCAGGCGCCTCTGCGGCGTCCGCTCCCGCACCCCTCGCCGGGCGCAGCAGGTCCGCCGATTCCCTGCGGCTCCAGCGCCGGCGCCCGCGGCACCCGCTGCTCCAGCGCGAGAGGTGGCGCCGGCTGCTCCCGCGAGGACTCCCGTGGCATCGGCTGGAGCGGCGCTGGCTGTTCCTCCGGTGAAGACTCCCGTGTCAGCTGCTGCGTCGGCTGCAGTGCCGCAAGTTGCTCCTCCTCCTGCGAGGACTCCCGTGGCAGCTGCTGCGTCGACTGGAGCGCCGCTggttgctcctcctcctcctcctgcgagGACTCCCGTGGTAGCTGCTGCGTCGGCTGGAGCGGCGCTGGCTCCTCCTCCCGCGCGGACGCCGCGGACCCCTTCGACGCCGATCGGGCGGACACAGCGCGTGTGCTGCGTGACCACCGCCGCGCCCGCGCAGGCCGGCAACGCAAAGTCCAAGTCAGGCACCGCGCGGCGCAGCTGGCTCAGCTCCGCCAGCAAGGCGGTGGCGCAGACGCGCCGCGCGGACTCCGGCGCCGTCCGCGAGAGCAGCACCAACCCGCGCGCCAACGGCGACGTCGCCAAGGCGATCCACAGGGCGGCGCCGCTCGCGCAGGCCGTGGAGCCGGCGCCGGCGAAGGAGGACGAGTCGGTCTGCTCTAACGAGGAGTACGCGCTGCTGTGCCGGGAGGGCTTCTCTCGGGAGGACGTCGCCGCGGTGACCATCCAGGCCTACTTCCGCGCCCACCTG GCGCGGCGGGCGTTCAAGGCGCTGAGGAGCCTGGTGAGGCTGCAGGCGGTGGCGCGGGGCGCGTACGTGCGGCGGCAGGCGGAGGTGGCGGTGCACTGCATGCAGGCCATGGCGCGGCTGCAGGCGCGCGTGCGCTCCAGGCAGACGCTCGCCAAGCCCAAGGACAACGACGACAAGCTCCTGCTGCTGCAGAACTGA